Proteins from a single region of Streptomyces sp. TN58:
- the glgX gene encoding glycogen debranching protein GlgX: protein MQVWPGQAYPLGATYDGAGTNFAVYSEAARRIELCLLHDDGSETAVELRETDAFVRHAYLPGIMPGQRYGFRVHGPYEPERGRRCNAAKLLLDPYARAISGSVNWNEAVYGYHFGRPDSRNDLDSAPHTMSSVVVNPYFDWANDRPPRHEYHHTVLYEAHVKGLTMRHPELPEELRGTYGALAHPAVIGHLAKLGVTALELMPVHQFVNDHRLVNDGLSNYWGYNTIGFFAPHNGYASGDRGQQVLEFKSAVRALHEAGIEVILDVVYNHTAEGNHLGPTLSFRGLDNASYYRLSDDPRHYMDTTGTGNSLLMRSPHVLQLIMDSLRYWVTEMHVDGFRFDLAATLARQFHEVDRLSSFFDLVQQDPVVSQVKLIAEPWDLGEGGYQVGNFPPLWTEWNGKYRDTVRDLWRGQPRTLAEFAGRLTGSSDLYQDDGRRPLASINFTTCHDGFTLNDLVSYNEKHNEANREGNRDGESHNRSWNCGVEGPTEDPEVVALRERQMRNFTATLLLSQGVPMLSHGDEFGRTQGGNNNAYCQDNELSWVAWPEPGKPAPSLLEFTRRMVWLRRDHPVFRRRRFFHGRPVEGTHDELSDIAWFTPHGEEMRARDWQAQHARALTVFLNGEAISEPGSRGERITDDSFLLMFNAGADPQEFTVPPGHGTQWRLVVDTSRADVLPPGTGPQYAAGDRVALTGRCLVVLQRPA, encoded by the coding sequence ATGCAGGTCTGGCCAGGACAGGCGTATCCCCTCGGCGCTACGTACGACGGCGCCGGCACCAACTTCGCCGTCTACTCGGAGGCGGCCCGGCGCATCGAGCTGTGCCTCCTCCACGACGACGGGTCCGAGACGGCCGTCGAGCTGCGGGAGACGGACGCCTTCGTCCGCCACGCCTACCTCCCCGGCATCATGCCCGGGCAGCGCTACGGTTTCCGCGTGCACGGGCCCTACGAGCCGGAGCGCGGCCGCCGCTGCAACGCGGCGAAGCTGCTGCTGGACCCGTACGCCCGGGCCATCAGCGGCAGCGTGAACTGGAACGAGGCGGTGTACGGCTACCACTTCGGGCGTCCCGACTCCCGCAACGACCTGGACTCCGCCCCGCACACCATGAGCTCGGTGGTGGTGAACCCGTACTTCGACTGGGCCAACGACCGTCCGCCGCGCCACGAGTACCACCACACCGTGCTGTACGAGGCGCACGTCAAGGGCCTGACCATGCGCCATCCGGAGCTGCCCGAGGAGCTGCGCGGGACGTACGGTGCGCTCGCGCACCCGGCGGTCATCGGGCATCTGGCCAAGCTCGGGGTGACGGCGCTGGAGCTGATGCCGGTGCACCAGTTCGTCAACGACCACCGGCTGGTCAACGACGGGCTGAGCAACTACTGGGGCTACAACACGATCGGCTTCTTCGCCCCGCACAACGGCTACGCCTCCGGGGACCGCGGGCAGCAGGTGCTGGAGTTCAAGTCGGCCGTGCGGGCCCTGCACGAGGCGGGGATCGAGGTGATCCTCGACGTCGTCTACAACCACACCGCCGAAGGCAACCACCTGGGGCCGACGCTGTCCTTCCGGGGGCTGGACAACGCCTCCTACTACCGGCTGTCGGACGATCCGCGGCACTACATGGACACCACGGGCACCGGGAACTCCCTGCTGATGCGCTCCCCGCACGTGCTCCAGCTGATCATGGACTCGTTGCGCTACTGGGTCACCGAGATGCACGTGGACGGCTTCCGCTTCGACCTCGCGGCGACGCTGGCCCGTCAGTTCCACGAGGTGGACCGGCTGTCGTCGTTCTTCGACCTGGTCCAGCAGGACCCGGTGGTCAGCCAGGTGAAGCTGATCGCCGAGCCGTGGGACCTGGGCGAGGGCGGCTACCAGGTGGGCAACTTCCCGCCGCTGTGGACGGAGTGGAACGGCAAGTACCGCGACACCGTACGCGACTTGTGGCGCGGGCAGCCGCGCACGCTCGCGGAGTTCGCGGGTCGGCTGACCGGCTCCTCGGACCTCTACCAGGACGACGGCAGGCGCCCGCTGGCGTCCATCAACTTCACCACCTGCCACGACGGCTTCACCCTGAACGACCTCGTCTCGTACAACGAGAAGCACAACGAGGCCAACCGGGAGGGCAACCGGGACGGCGAGAGCCACAACCGGTCCTGGAACTGCGGGGTGGAGGGGCCGACGGAGGACCCGGAGGTCGTGGCGCTGCGCGAGCGGCAGATGCGCAACTTCACGGCCACCCTGCTGCTGTCGCAGGGGGTGCCGATGCTCAGCCACGGCGACGAGTTCGGCCGCACGCAGGGCGGCAACAACAACGCCTACTGCCAGGACAACGAACTGTCGTGGGTCGCCTGGCCGGAGCCCGGCAAGCCGGCGCCCTCGCTGCTGGAGTTCACGCGGCGGATGGTGTGGCTGCGGCGCGACCACCCGGTGTTCCGGCGGCGCCGGTTCTTCCACGGGCGGCCGGTGGAGGGCACGCACGACGAGCTCTCCGACATCGCCTGGTTCACCCCGCACGGGGAGGAGATGCGGGCGCGGGACTGGCAGGCGCAGCACGCGCGGGCGCTGACGGTGTTCCTGAACGGGGAGGCGATCTCCGAGCCGGGCAGCCGCGGGGAGCGGATCACCGACGACTCGTTCCTGCTGATGTTCAACGCGGGTGCGGACCCACAGGAGTTCACCGTCCCGCCGGGGCACGGTACGCAGTGGCGGCTGGTGGTGGACACCTCCCGGGCGGACGTGCTGCCACCCGGTACCGGGCCGCAGTACGCGGCCGGCGACCGGGTGGCGCTGACGGGGCGGTGCCTCGTGGTGCTTCAGCGGCCGGCGTAG